From a single Phocoena sinus isolate mPhoSin1 chromosome 1, mPhoSin1.pri, whole genome shotgun sequence genomic region:
- the HHIPL2 gene encoding LOW QUALITY PROTEIN: HHIP-like protein 2 (The sequence of the model RefSeq protein was modified relative to this genomic sequence to represent the inferred CDS: inserted 1 base in 1 codon; deleted 3 bases in 3 codons; substituted 2 bases at 2 genomic stop codons): MGEVVASVGMQPSSWSFVPGVSGVDSSARDSERFVWLLVSSSDTSTVVRLPAGAELPLLFQECSRCAAHRYDAENPRTPPRNLPDLCSDYCSAFHSNCRSAVSLVTNDRHLQESHEKDGARFXXLLNLPDKDHCFPNVLRSDHLNRNLGVVAEDPRGCXVASGLRNPVSMVHAGDGTRHLLVAEQVGVYLPDGSRLEQPFLDLKSIVLITPWMGDERGFLGLAFHPQFHRNRKFYIYYSCLGKKRVEKIRISEMKLSRADPSKADPKSESRLMALQEDRKTKKWEKQDMCLGNTESCAFPGLISTYSSFLISFAEDEAGELYFLATSYPSAYTPHGSIYKFVDPSRRAHPGKRKYKPVPVKTKSKRGPFRPLAKMVLDLLKKKSEEAAKKLSNATLASSPDWTSSQKGSSKKPASATSSGKTFPRSGAKQRATAWSPGPQGKRKKSPRCPRGRGSQLAQWRRAGRSVPLPLRSWWQVRGRVPREPPCHAEAATAEGDLRRMGSQGWRWKPAERA; encoded by the exons ATGGGGGAAGTGGTGGCATCTGTGGGGATGCAGCCCTCATCCTGGTCATTTGTGCCGGGGGTCTCTG GGGTGGACAGCTCAGCCAGGGACTCAGAGCGGTTCGTATGGCTTCTTGTCAGCAGCTCTGACAC CTCCACCGTGGTCCGTCTGCCCGCTGGGGCTGAGCTGCCTCTTCTTTTCCAGGAGTGCTCGCGCTGCGCAGCCCACCGCTATGATGCTGAGAACCCGCGGACG CCCCCCCGGAACCTTCCCGACCTCTGCTCTGACTACTGCTCTGCATTCCACTCTAACTGCCGCTCCGCAGTCTCCCTGGTCACCAATGACCGCCACCTCCAGGAATCC CATGAAAAGGATGGCGCGCGCTTCTAATAGCTCCTCAACCTTCCCGACAAGGACCACTGCTTCCCTAACGTCCTGAGGAGTGACCATCTCAACCGCAACCTGGGGGTGGTGGCCGAGGACCCTCGGGGCT CTGTGGCCAGCGGGCTGAGGAACCCGGTCTCCATGGTCCACGCTGGGGACGGCACCCGTCACCTCCTCGTGGCCGAGCAGGTGGGGGTCTATCTGCCTGATGGGAGTCGCCTGGAGCAACCCTTCCTGGACCTCAAGAGCATCGTGCTGATCACTCCCTGGATGGGGGATGAGagaggcttcctgggcttggcTTTTCATCCCCAATTCCACCGCAACCGCAAGttctatatttattattcatgTCTGGGCAAGAAGAGGGTCGAAAAGATCCGGATTAGTGAGATGAAGCTTTCTCGGGCAGATCCCAGCAAAGCTGATCCCAAATCGGAGAG TCGACTTATGGCTTTGCAGGAAGATAGAAAAACCAAGAAATGGGAGAAACAGGACATGTGCCTGGGCAACACTGAGTCCTGTGCCTTCCCAGGGTTGATCAGCACATACAgcagttttctcatctccttTGCTGAAGATGAAGCAG GGGAGCTCTACTTCCTGGCCACCTCTTACCCGAGCGCCTACACACCGCATGGATCCATTTACAAATTTGTTGACCCATCGAG gCGAGCACATCCAGGTAAGCGCAAGTACAAGCCAGTGCCGGTGAAAACCAAGAGTAAGCGGGGTCCA TTCAGGCCACTTGCTA AAATGGTCTTGGACTTGCTAAAGAAGAAGTCCGAGGAAGCTGCTAAGAAACTGTCCAATGCAACTTTAGCTTCCAGTCCAGACTGGACCTCATCTCAGAAAGGCTCCTCCAAGAAGCCGGCTTCTGCCACAAGCAGCGGGAAGACGTTTCCAAGGTCTGGTGCAAAGCAGAGAGCTACAGCGTGGTCCCCAGGCCcccaggggaagagaaagaagagcccGAGATGCCCCCGAGGCAGAGGCAGCCAGTTGGCACAGTGGAGGCGAGCTGGCAGAAGTGTCCCTCTGCCTCTTCGGTCATGGTGGCAGGTCAGGGGACGAGTGCCCAGAGAACCACCTTGCCACGCGGAAGCTGCTACTGCTGAAGGTGACCTTAGACGCATGGGAAGCCAGGGGTGGAGGTGGAAACCGGCGGAGAGAGCTTGA